Sequence from the Corallincola holothuriorum genome:
TAAGTTCAGTGCCTTAGCGGTAGAAGATAATCATGCTTCCATCAATATCATGACCAAGCTCGGCATGAGGTTCGAGAAGAAAGCTCTGCATAAAGATCCATTGGGGGATATGGACGTGGTGTATTACCGGCTGAACATGAATAAGAGCACAGATTAATGCTAGAAATTTCCAGTAGTGTCACCCTCGCCGAGTGGGAAATTGAGCTTACCGCGATCCGTGCCCAAGGCGCGGGTGGCCAGAACGTCAATAAAGTCTCCAGTGCCATTCATCTGCGTTTTGATATTAAGCGTTCCACCCTGCCAGCTTTTTACAAGGAGCGCCTGCTCAACCTAAAAGACCATAGGATCACCAAAGAGGGGGTGATCGTAATTAAGGCGCAACAGTATCGAACGCAGGAGATGAATCGTGATGATGCGCTGCAGCGACTTAAAGCGTTGATCTTATCTGCGACGGTACAGCAGAAGACCCGACGTCCTACGAAACCCACTCGTGGATCCCAACGCCGCCGTATGGATAAGAAGACGCTCCACGGTAAAACCAAGCAGCTGCGGGGTAAGGTGGATCATTGAGTATCGCTTTGTACGCCTGATTTTGGTTATAAGTTAGTCTCATTCAGTGTAACCCGTTCCCCTCTGTTAATGTCTACCACCCTATCCTTAGAATTCAATCAATCCATTATGTACGGATGAAAATTTCTATAAAAAAGGATTTTCATAATGAATACTTTCAACAGATCAAGAGGTGTTATTCCATTTTTTTATGTTGTTTGCGCGGCCATCTCCATATGTTTTTTGAATGGTTGCCAGGATGCGCCGAAAACGCCGGCAGGATCCGTCGCCAGTAGTGATACTTCCCCTAATATTGCAACGTCTTTGGGTGCCAGTCGTACCGTCGTTGGCGCGGCTGTTTATGTGCCAGCAACACTACTGACAGAGCCTTTAGGTGAAGGTACCGCCAAGCAATTGTTTGCGTCGTTGGAAAGTGACGGTTGTGTGGTGTTCGATGAGCTGGCCAAGTCGTCAGACAGTGTTGTTCATACGTGGACTAAGTCGACCGCTTTTTACGAATATCTAAGCAGTGACACATCACTTGACGCCAGTCTGGAAGGGCCGGTGACGCTAGGCACCACAGTGAAAGTGGTTACCAAATCCAGCAATGAAAAGAATACCTCATTGCTTGGTGCGGTATTTGAATTCAATGCGTACAAACAACGTTTCGACTTGGCTGATGATTGCATTACAGGTAGGCATGGCAAAGGCAGTTTGGCAGCCGACTTTCTGGCGGACTATAAGGCTTTACCCTATCCGGTCAATAAGCCAGAAATGGAGTCTTCTTGGGAGAGTTATGATCGTTTCCTAAAAAAGTATGGATCTCACTTTGTCTCGAAATTGTTTGCTGGAGCCCGTTATCGTAGTTTTGTCACATTAAAAAGCAGTAGTGCAATAAAGGAGCGTGAGCTAGCGGTGGCCGCCTGCTTGTCAGCGGAAGGGCCTACCCAAGAGGGGCAAGCGTCAGTGAAGGGTTGTGAAGGAGTGACCCGTCAGCAGAAGCAAGCGATTAGCCTATCTGATTATCAGGTCAACTCAAAAGCGTTTGGCGGCAGTGAGGAGCTTAGACAGCTGCTTGGAGCTGGCAAAGCAGCCACACCAGAGTTGTTGGCCGAATTCGCAAAAACCGGAGAAACTCTGCAAGACGGTGTGAAATATGAATTGATGCCAATTTGGCAGCTGTTAGAAAGCCGTTTCGAACCCGGAACGAAAGAGCAGAAAATAGCGAAGTCGATGCAGGCTTATTTTGAAGGCTTTCTCTCTTTTAATTGCTCACAGTTACATGGCTGCGGTTGTGCCAAAGTGATGGATAAAAAAGATAAGGTGATGCTGCGTAAGTTCGCGTTGCTTGATAAAGCAACGGCATTATATGGTTGTCAGCGTCCGGCGATGGGCTGTCGGAATGACGATGATTGTCATTACAATGCAGGCAAAGCCTATTGCCAATGTCACGGCGATCACTGTGTGAATCGTGGCGCAGACAAGCTGAGTGCCGTGGTTAACTACACGACTAAAATCACCGGTAAAGATACCGGGCCGAATAAAAGCTGCCACTTTGTCAAAAGCAAGCTTCAATGCCAGTGTCAGCGGCCAGATAGCAAGCATATGTGGGACACCCTTTGGCGAAGCGATAAGGCAAGTTAAACCGCAAGCGTTCGGCGCACCGAGTTGGTATCACTTAGCTAACTCGGTGCGGCAAATACCTGTATTTCAGTCTGAGCCATTTTCATCGGTCAAGGCCAGCAACTTGTTCTTCGCTTCAATCCACTGTGCCATATATTGAGTGCTTTTATGGTGATGGTGTTGCAGCATGGCACCGGTGAAGTTACGCAGGCGGTGCTGGGATAAATTTGCTTGCAACTCTGTCACTGCCGCAATAACTCGCTGGCCTATCTGTTCACCATCAAAGCGCTGTTTTAATACCGAAACAGCTTGTTGTTGGCACAGCTGCCAGCGTTGCTGATCGTTGTATAGCGCTACGGCTGCGTCAGCAAATGCTTCTGCTGAATGGACGACAACGCCAGGCCATTGATCTGCTTCTGCCATCCCTTCGGCACCGATCTCTGTGGTCACACTGGGGGTGCCCCACAGCATGGCGTCGGTGAGCTTACCTTTAATGCCCGCGCCGAATCTTAGAGGCGCTAATAATATCCGACTCTGTTTTACCGCTTGCTCAGCACTCGGTGCCCAGCCTTTAACTAAGAAACCTAGCTTGGGGTTATGCAATGCGGTGGCTTTTGGTGGCGGATAAGCGCCATAGATGTGCAATTGTGCCTGTGGTAGCTGCTTACGGATCAGAGGCCAAATAGTCTCACGAAGCCAGAGTACTGCGTCCCAATTCGGCGCATGACGGAAGTTACCGATACTGATGAAATCCGTTCGTTGATCAAAGCTTGGTACTTGATTATCTAGGTTTGCCAGATCGAGCATAAAGGGGCAGTAACAAAGCTGTTGCGCTGGCACGTTGAAGTGTTGCTGCAGAAGCGCTAGCTCGAAATCCGAGATAATAAAGCTAAGGTCACAACGGTAGATACTGGCGACTTCTCGCAGGGCATAATCGCTGGCCAGATCTTCATCTGTCATTGACCGCTCTGCTTTGTGAGCAATATGGCGAGCATGACGCAGGCTGTGCAGATCTTCGGTATCCAATAGCTTGATCGCATTCGGGCAGTGTTGGCTGATCCGCCAGCCGAACTGCTCCTCCATCATAAAGCGGTCGAACAGTACGATGTCGGGGTTAAGCTCAGCAGCAAAGCTGTCAAACGCAGAATCATTGAGTGGGATCGCCCGTACCTTAACGCCCATCGTCTGCAAATCCACCATGTGCTCGGTTAGCTGCGCAGGGCTGGCAAAACAGACCTGCCAGCCTTGGGCGAGAAACAGCTTGATGAATGAAACCATATGGCTGCCTGCCGCAGAGGAGTTTGGCTCCGGCCAGACGTAGCCGATGATCAGTACCTGAGTTGTTGCATTAGGCGGCGTTGATTTCAATGGTGTGACTTCGCTTCGGTGGAGGATAAGTTAAACCTAGAGTGTGCCTGAAACTGAACACTGATCCAATGGAGCTGATATGAGACAGTTTTTTCGTTGATTTATATGCTGTCAGCAGGGAATGCTTGGGACTAATCATCTCGATATGCCATGCTTAAAAGACGACAATTAACTTCCGTTCCTGTCATGGGTCTAATGGAGTAACTATGACTATTCTGGCTTTTGGATTATTGCTGTTTTTTGCCGTGCATCTGGTGCCTTATCGCCCTGCTATTCGTGGTATGTTGGTGCGTCGCCTTGGCGATTCAGGCTATAAGATTGGGTTTTCTTTGCTCTCCGTGAGTGGGCTGGCGCTGATTATTTATGGCAAGGCGATCGCCAGTTATATCTATCTCTGGTCGCCTGTTTGGCCCGGTATTTTGCGTCATTTAACCTATGCGTTTTCCCTGCTATTTTTCATTCTGCTGATGGCAATGCTGATCCCTTGTAATCTAAGACGCCGTTTGCACCATCCTTTTCTACTCGGTATCGCCTTTTGGAGTTGGGGGCACCTGATCGTCAATGGTGATTTGGCTTCGATGCTGCTGTTTGGCAGCTTTGGCCTGTTTGCTATCTTTGCTGTGGTATCGGCACTGAAACAAGAGAAGTTATGCACTTTGCCACCGCAAGCGAACTGGCGTGACGCGCTGGTCGTTGCCTTGGGTGCACTGCTTTATGCCATCTGCGTGCGCTTCCACGGAGAGCTGTTTGGTGCTTATCTGGTATAGAACAATCGTTGCAGATAAAGACAAAGCGCCCGTAGGCGCTTTGTTTGTTTTTGGCGGTTAGTACGCTTGCTTACAGTGCCAGTAACAGCGTCCCTGTGGCGATGGTCACCACTAAAGCGAAGCCATAACAAAGTACAAAGAACAGACCGCGCGCACCCACTTTCAGGTCATGCAAGCCATGATAGACACGGTGCATAGCATGCCAAATCGGCAAGCTGATCACGGTGAGCCAGCAAAGTTTACCCAACCAGTGCTGGCTGAAGGCCAGCACGCGAGCATAGGACAGCGCGTCGCCATCTAATAATCCGGCAGGTGCCATGATCCCGGTAACCAGTATCAGTGCGGGTAGCAGGAACGCGGCAACCACACCGCCGCCGCCAAATAGCGACCAGACGATGGGTTCGTGAGAACGTTGAAAACTCATAACCAACCTCCAATCGCAACGATGACGACAATGGACGCCACTACAAATCCAGCATAGTGACCGCCAACAATCAGGTTCTCAGGCAAGGGTTTCCCTTTGATCCAGATATCCATAGTTTTCGGGGTCAGGGAGAACCAAGTCACCGCATGGAGCATCGCCATAGCGAGGCAAACCAGATGGAAAACAATGGCTGCTGGTGAACTCATGGCAGAGACATAGGCATCCCAGGCGGCTTCCCCTTTCACCAGAGCAAACAGTGCACAAACCAGCGCGAGCGTATACAGGGTGACAAATACGCTGGTGCCTTCCCGCAGCATATAGAAGCGATAATAGGGATGGCTCGCCCACCAAGTTGGCCCCATGGGGCGAGTATAAGGTTTACGCTTACTCATGACTTACCTCCGCAGCCACAGTCGCCTTTACCGCAGTCGGCTTGTTTTTCCTGCTTGGCGCTTTTGTACTGTTTAGCCTTGCTCATGCCAGCGAGATTCAACACATAGTCGGTACTACTTTCGACCTTACCTTGGTTAATCGCTGCCGCAGGATCGACGCCTTTTGGGCAAACCTGCGAGCAGTAGCCGACAAAGGTACAGCCCCAAACACCCTCTTCTGAGTTCAGAATTGGCAGGCGTTCACCTTTGCCCTGATCTCGGGAATCGCGGTTATAACGCTGTAACAAGGCTAGCGCTGCTGGGCCCATGAATTCATTATTCAAGCCATATTGAGGGCAGGCGGCATAGCAAAGCCCACAGTTGATGCACATCGAAAACTGCTTATAACGAGCCATCTCTTCTGGTGTTTGCTGATAAGCCCCATCGGCCAGTTTTTCCTCGGTTTCCCGAATGATGTAGGGCTTGATGGTTTCCAACTTTTCGACAAAGTCATCGATTTTGGCGACTAAGTCCCGCTCTATCGGGAAATTTGCCAGTGCTTCGACGCGGATCTTGCCTGAGCCGCCATTCGATTTAATGTAATCCCGTAAGAAGGTCTTACAGCCTAGCTTGGGCACTTTGTTAACCATGTAGCCACAGCTACCACAGATCGCCATACGGCACGACCAGCGATAGGAGAGTGAGCTGTCACAGTTATCTTTGATGTAATGCAGCGCATCAAGGATCGACATCTCATAGCTGTAAGGGATGTCAAAGCTTTGCAGCCAGGGCTTATCGTCTTGCTCTGGCCGGTAGCGCAGTACCTCTACTGTGATATTTTCTTGGGCTGAACTCATTTCGCAGCCTCCTGTTGCTCCAGCTCGGCACCATAGACACGCTTAGCGGGCTGACTCTTGGTGATCTTAACGTCGCTATAGCTGAGTTCTGGGGCGCCTTCCGCATTGAAATGGGCCAATGTGTGCTTGAGGAAGTTCTCATCATCACGGGCTTCATAGCCGTCGATGCGTTGATGTGAGCCTCGGCTCTCTTTGCGCTGCAGCGCCGAGTGACACATGGTTTCCGCTACGTCGAGCAGGAAGCCAAGTTCAATCGCGTACAGCCACTCGGTATTAAATACCGTGCTTTTATCTTCGATCTTGATGTTTTTGAAGCGTACTTTCAGCGCCGCTACCGCATCGCAGGACTTCTGCATGCTTTCCTCGGTGCGGTAGATGCCAACACCCTCCTCCATGGTCAGTCCCAGCTCATTACGGATCGCTGGCATCGACTCATCGCCGTCGCTGTTAAGCAGTGCCATCGCTGAATCGAGACCCGCTTGGGCTTGCTCCTGCAGTTTGGCACTGTCGCTATTGCTATTGTTCAAAGCAAACTGTGCGGCCTGCTCACCAGCAACTTTGCCAAACACAACGATCTCGGCCAGCGAGTTTGAGCCTAAACGGTTGGCACCATGGAGCCCGACACTGGCACACTCGCCGACCGCATAGAGGCCGGGCAGGGAGGTGGCACATTGGCCGTTGGTTTCAATACCGCCCATGGTGTAGTGCACCGTAGGTCGCACTGGAATAGGTGCGTGTACCGGGTCAACACCTACATAAGCTTTGGATAGCTCACGGATAAAGGGCAGGCGTTCGTCGATTTTGGCTTCACCGAGGTGGCGAAGATCTAGATGAACCACATCGCCCCAGGTCTCGTCCTTGATGGTGCGGCCTTTTTTCTGTTCCTGATAGAAGCATTGGCTGAGCTTATCTCGCGGCCCTAACTCCATATGCTTATTTTTGGTTGTGCCGAGCGGCACTTCTGGCCCTAAGCCGTAATCTTGTAGATAACGGTAGCCATCTTTGTTCATCATAATGCCGCCTTCACCGCGGCAGCCTTCTGTCATCAGTACGCCAGTGCCGGGAAGGCCCGTTGGGTGATACTGAACAAACTCCATATCCCGTAATGGTACGCCGTGGCGGAACGCCAGCGCCATGCCATCACCGGTGACAATGCCACCGTTGGTATTGTAGCGATAAACACGACCTGCACCGCCGGTGGCGATAATCACTGACTTGGCTTGAATAAAGCTTGTTTCACCCTCTGCCATGTCTTGGACTAGCACACCCTGACAGCGGCCATCTTCGACCACCAGATCAAGACAGAAATGCTCATCGTAGCGCTTGATCTGGGGATACTTGGTTGAGGTTTGGAATAGCGTATGCAGCATATGGAAGCCGGTTTTGTCAGCGGCAAACCATGTGCGCTCAATCTTCATGCCACCAAATGCACGTACGTTAATGCTGCCATCTGGCTTACGAGACCAGGGGCAACCCCAGTGTTCCAGCTGGATCATCTCTTCGGTGCAGTTTTCGACAAAGTAATCCACCACATCCTGCTCACACAGCCAGTCGCCACCGGACACGGTGTCATTGAAGTGATAGTCGAGTTGGTCATGATCTTGGATCACACCGGCAGCGCCACCTTCGGCAGCAACGGTATGACTTCGCATTGGGTAGACCTTGGAGATTAGCGCAACCTCCAGTTCCGGATTGGCTTCAGCAGCGGCGATGGCCGCCCGTAAGCCTGCTCCTCCGGCTCCCACAATAGCTATATCTGTGGTAATCGTTTGCACGGGTATCCTCCTGACGAGGCAAGATGGTTATAGGAGTGTTTCTAGTTATAAGTCTGATCCCATAGTAGCGATCAGCGGCACACAGGTTTTGAGTTAAATCTAATTTCGTTGCAAGTCGTAGTGTTCCTTGCCGATCAGCCTGTTTTATCAGCAAATATGTGAAATCGATCCGTATAAGTACTTATATTATTTAGCAGTCGCTAAACTAGTTTTTGTTTAAGTTGATCGCTTTGCTAGTTCAAATCGTTATTAACTCTGATTAGAGTTACTTCACATGCGGGTCTACACTCTACTTAACGCAGCGATTAAGAAGTGCGCAGCAATGGAGTAGTGCTATGCGTCGGGAGAGCGCATTGACGGCGACCTGGAGGGCTGGCGATGCAACACGATACGATTACAGTTTTATATTACGACATACAGGATCTGCAGCAGATTAGACGTCGCTGCTTTTACAACATGAAGGATACCAAAGGCGGACGAGTTATTCTGCCTGAGCACTTTCGGCAGACATCTTTGATTGTCGCCGTGCTGGAGGGAGACTGTGAAGTGCTGAATACGCTTGGAGAGCGATACGCACAACTCCCGCCTGCTGCGAACTTTTAGCGACTGAGTATTTGGAAATAGGGCCTGAATGGCCCTTTTTTATTGTGTTCTGCTCGTGATCTTTTTGTGACCAAGTGTAACGCCAGGGTTGCCACTATCAAATTCAACGATACAATCCCCCTGTTATTACTATTGGGTGAGACGAGTGGGCGCAATTAACGGCCAATCAAAAAAAGCAGTGTTGCAGCGCTTGTCGCTGGGACGGCTTTTATTCGTCTTCATGTTGCTTTGGCAAGGCATGCAGTGCATCCACAATGCCGAGCACCCGATCCATCTGCAGGACAGCGATGCGGTTTGTGCCGTCCATTTTCAGCAGGCGCAACCAGGTTTTGCTGTTGCCGGCATTGTTGTTCCTGAGCTGGTCGCTGATTTTGGTGGCTATCAGGGGCTGGTTGTCGTTCAGATCGAACAGGCCTCTCGTCGTACTTCCATCCGTGGTCCTCCTTCCTACTCTGCTTAATCAAAACAAATAATTCGATTTTAACTTTCGACCTTTTTTGGTTTTTTGGAGTTTATTGTGAAACTGCATGCAATTTCCCGTGCCTTGACCTGCACGCTTATCGGCGCAATGGCGCCTACTGTTCTACTCGCGGAAACAGGTATTAACCCGAATATTTCTGCTGTGATTAATGTCGGTTATACCGATCGTAGTGACTTTCATGGCATAGGTAACTTGCCCATCGATGGCGATCATTCTGCAGGCCCTGACGATGGCTTTTGGTTAGATCACACTGAATTGGCGCTGTCCGCCGCGTTTGATGAGATGTTTTACGGCAAGGTCACCACCGTGTTGGAAGAGCATGATGGCAGTACGGAAGTAGAGCTGGAAGAAGCATTCGTCCAAACCATGGCGATGCCTTATGGCTTGTCGGTGCGTGGTGGTCGATTTATGTCGAACCTAGGGTATCTCAACAGTAAGCACACCCACACGGATAATTATGTTGATCGTCCGCTGGTGTACCGTGCTTTTGTTGGCAGTCATTACTATGATGACGGTGTGCGACTGAATTGGATCGCCCCAACCGAGACTTATATTGAACTGGGAGCCGAGGCATTTAAAGGCGGTCAGTTCCCCGCTGCGGCCAGTAGCAACATCGGCGCGACCAATGTTTACGCAAAATTCGGTGATGACTTTGATGAGTCGAATAGCTGGCAGGCGGGTATTAGCTGGCTCCGCACAGACAATGATTTTGGTGAGTGTTCCACCCATGATCATGGCGATGACCACGATGATCATGACGACCACGATGATCATGACGATCATGATGACCACGACGATCATGGCTTTGAGTTTGGCGCGTGTGATTTTGACGGTAACAAAGATTTCTACGTTGCTGATTTTGTCTGGAAGTGGGCGCCGAATGGCAACTATAAATACCAGAGCCTGACTTGGCAGAGTGAATATTTCTACGTTAAGGAAGATGGCTGGTACGGTGAAGAGCATGAGGGTGCATTTGAGCGCGAACTGCGCCAAGACGACCACAATACAGGCTGGTATAGCAGCGTGGTCTATCGTTGGTCACCTAACTGG
This genomic interval carries:
- a CDS encoding glycosyltransferase encodes the protein MKSTPPNATTQVLIIGYVWPEPNSSAAGSHMVSFIKLFLAQGWQVCFASPAQLTEHMVDLQTMGVKVRAIPLNDSAFDSFAAELNPDIVLFDRFMMEEQFGWRISQHCPNAIKLLDTEDLHSLRHARHIAHKAERSMTDEDLASDYALREVASIYRCDLSFIISDFELALLQQHFNVPAQQLCYCPFMLDLANLDNQVPSFDQRTDFISIGNFRHAPNWDAVLWLRETIWPLIRKQLPQAQLHIYGAYPPPKATALHNPKLGFLVKGWAPSAEQAVKQSRILLAPLRFGAGIKGKLTDAMLWGTPSVTTEIGAEGMAEADQWPGVVVHSAEAFADAAVALYNDQQRWQLCQQQAVSVLKQRFDGEQIGQRVIAAVTELQANLSQHRLRNFTGAMLQHHHHKSTQYMAQWIEAKNKLLALTDENGSD
- the frdA gene encoding fumarate reductase (quinol) flavoprotein subunit gives rise to the protein MQTITTDIAIVGAGGAGLRAAIAAAEANPELEVALISKVYPMRSHTVAAEGGAAGVIQDHDQLDYHFNDTVSGGDWLCEQDVVDYFVENCTEEMIQLEHWGCPWSRKPDGSINVRAFGGMKIERTWFAADKTGFHMLHTLFQTSTKYPQIKRYDEHFCLDLVVEDGRCQGVLVQDMAEGETSFIQAKSVIIATGGAGRVYRYNTNGGIVTGDGMALAFRHGVPLRDMEFVQYHPTGLPGTGVLMTEGCRGEGGIMMNKDGYRYLQDYGLGPEVPLGTTKNKHMELGPRDKLSQCFYQEQKKGRTIKDETWGDVVHLDLRHLGEAKIDERLPFIRELSKAYVGVDPVHAPIPVRPTVHYTMGGIETNGQCATSLPGLYAVGECASVGLHGANRLGSNSLAEIVVFGKVAGEQAAQFALNNSNSDSAKLQEQAQAGLDSAMALLNSDGDESMPAIRNELGLTMEEGVGIYRTEESMQKSCDAVAALKVRFKNIKIEDKSTVFNTEWLYAIELGFLLDVAETMCHSALQRKESRGSHQRIDGYEARDDENFLKHTLAHFNAEGAPELSYSDVKITKSQPAKRVYGAELEQQEAAK
- the frdD gene encoding fumarate reductase subunit FrdD, whose protein sequence is MSFQRSHEPIVWSLFGGGGVVAAFLLPALILVTGIMAPAGLLDGDALSYARVLAFSQHWLGKLCWLTVISLPIWHAMHRVYHGLHDLKVGARGLFFVLCYGFALVVTIATGTLLLAL
- the arfB gene encoding alternative ribosome rescue aminoacyl-tRNA hydrolase ArfB, translating into MLEISSSVTLAEWEIELTAIRAQGAGGQNVNKVSSAIHLRFDIKRSTLPAFYKERLLNLKDHRITKEGVIVIKAQQYRTQEMNRDDALQRLKALILSATVQQKTRRPTKPTRGSQRRRMDKKTLHGKTKQLRGKVDH
- a CDS encoding MAC/perforin domain-containing protein, producing the protein MNTFNRSRGVIPFFYVVCAAISICFLNGCQDAPKTPAGSVASSDTSPNIATSLGASRTVVGAAVYVPATLLTEPLGEGTAKQLFASLESDGCVVFDELAKSSDSVVHTWTKSTAFYEYLSSDTSLDASLEGPVTLGTTVKVVTKSSNEKNTSLLGAVFEFNAYKQRFDLADDCITGRHGKGSLAADFLADYKALPYPVNKPEMESSWESYDRFLKKYGSHFVSKLFAGARYRSFVTLKSSSAIKERELAVAACLSAEGPTQEGQASVKGCEGVTRQQKQAISLSDYQVNSKAFGGSEELRQLLGAGKAATPELLAEFAKTGETLQDGVKYELMPIWQLLESRFEPGTKEQKIAKSMQAYFEGFLSFNCSQLHGCGCAKVMDKKDKVMLRKFALLDKATALYGCQRPAMGCRNDDDCHYNAGKAYCQCHGDHCVNRGADKLSAVVNYTTKITGKDTGPNKSCHFVKSKLQCQCQRPDSKHMWDTLWRSDKAS
- a CDS encoding fumarate reductase subunit C, whose translation is MSKRKPYTRPMGPTWWASHPYYRFYMLREGTSVFVTLYTLALVCALFALVKGEAAWDAYVSAMSSPAAIVFHLVCLAMAMLHAVTWFSLTPKTMDIWIKGKPLPENLIVGGHYAGFVVASIVVIVAIGGWL
- a CDS encoding DUF2375 family protein, with amino-acid sequence MQHDTITVLYYDIQDLQQIRRRCFYNMKDTKGGRVILPEHFRQTSLIVAVLEGDCEVLNTLGERYAQLPPAANF
- a CDS encoding succinate dehydrogenase/fumarate reductase iron-sulfur subunit — protein: MSSAQENITVEVLRYRPEQDDKPWLQSFDIPYSYEMSILDALHYIKDNCDSSLSYRWSCRMAICGSCGYMVNKVPKLGCKTFLRDYIKSNGGSGKIRVEALANFPIERDLVAKIDDFVEKLETIKPYIIRETEEKLADGAYQQTPEEMARYKQFSMCINCGLCYAACPQYGLNNEFMGPAALALLQRYNRDSRDQGKGERLPILNSEEGVWGCTFVGYCSQVCPKGVDPAAAINQGKVESSTDYVLNLAGMSKAKQYKSAKQEKQADCGKGDCGCGGKS
- a CDS encoding NnrU family protein; translation: MTILAFGLLLFFAVHLVPYRPAIRGMLVRRLGDSGYKIGFSLLSVSGLALIIYGKAIASYIYLWSPVWPGILRHLTYAFSLLFFILLMAMLIPCNLRRRLHHPFLLGIAFWSWGHLIVNGDLASMLLFGSFGLFAIFAVVSALKQEKLCTLPPQANWRDALVVALGALLYAICVRFHGELFGAYLV